From Arachis stenosperma cultivar V10309 chromosome 2, arast.V10309.gnm1.PFL2, whole genome shotgun sequence, one genomic window encodes:
- the LOC130961557 gene encoding uncharacterized protein LOC130961557 — translation MAAPFFSTPFQPYVYQSPQDAITPFQILGGEAQVVQIMLKPQEKIIAKPGSMCFMSGSIEMENSYLPENEVGIWQWLFGKNISSIVLRNSGQSDGFVGIAAPYFARILPIDLASFNGEILCQPDAFLCSVNDVKVNNTIDQRGRNIIAGAEGFLRQKISGQGLAFILAGGSVVQKNLESGEVLAVDVSCIVAVTSTVNVQIKYNGPPRRTMFGGDNAVIALLTGPGIVFIQSLPFHKLSQRIARSVTSPNMRENPKFLIQIAIFFFLAYVVIVSSLILTDV, via the exons ATGGCAGCACCATTTTTCTCAACACCTTTTCAGCCCTATGTTTATCAG AGTCCGCAAGATGCAATCACACCTTTTCAGATTTTAGGGGGTGAAGCTCAGGTGGTCCAG ATAATGTTGAAGCCCCAAGAAAAAATTATTGCAAAGCCTG GTTCCATGTGCTTTATGTCAGGGTCCATTGAAATGGAAAATTCCTATCTTCCAGAAAATGAAGTAGGCATATGGCAGTGGCTATTTGGCAAAAACATAAGTAGCATCGTTCTTCGAAATTCTGGACAAAGTGATGGATTTGTTGGAATTGCTGCACCTTATTTTGCAAGAATTCTTCCG ATTGATTTAGCAAGCTTTAACGGGGAGATTTTGTGTCAG CCAGATGCATTTCTTTGCTCTGTCAATGATGTGAAAGTCAACAACACAATTGATCAGAGGGGACGAAATATTATTGCTGGTGCTGAG GGATTTTTGAGGCAGAAGATATCAGGTCAAGGGCTTGCATTCATACTTGCTGGTGGATCTG TTGTACAGAAAAATCTTGAGAGCGGTGAAGTTCTAGCAGTTGATGTTTCATGCATTGTTGCTGTGACAAGTACGGTCAATGtccaaataaaatataatggtCCTCCAAGAAGGACAATGTTTGGA GGTGATAATGCCGTGATAGCTCTTCTCACAGGACCAGGCATTGTGTTCATACAAAGCTTACCGTTTCATAAACTTTCTCAGCGAATTGCTAG ATCGGTGACATCTCCAAACATGAGGGAAAATCCCAAGTTTTTAATACAGATTGCCATTTTCTTTTTCCTGGCCTATGTTGTCATTGTATCTTCATTAATATTGACAGATGTATGA